One Funiculus sociatus GB2-C1 genomic window, CCCGCTTCCCGTGCCTGTTTATCCAACGCCGCCAGCTTCACCCCAGGCTCCACACACGCCAACCCCGGTTTAATCCAGCGAATCTCATTCAACCGCGTAGTATCCAAAATTACCCCACCTTCCAGAGGTACGCACTGACCATAATTCCCCGTACCCGCACCCCGCACCGTCAGGGGCGCTTTATACTTAACACAAGCTGCCGCCACTTGTAACACTTGCGCCTCAGTAACCGGACGGGCAACCAAATTCCCCGTTTTCCCACTCAACAAGTTTTGCAACACCGGGCTGAACGTGTAGTAATCTTGGGAAAGTTTCGCGACTTGGGTAGCATCAGTAATGATTTCTATCCCCGTCAGCTCAGATGACAGAGCATTCCAGTCTATTGATGGTATAGAAGTTGCAGTCATCTGGCTAGCCTCCATGAAGGTAAGAGATATTTTCTTATTTTGGAGGATTTGCAACCAAATTTTCCGAATCTTGATTCCAGAAAAAGTAAAATTTCACGCAGAAACTAAAAAAATAGACAAAATTTGTCAGTATTTTATAATAATCAGTCTCTATAGGTTCAAATGGAACTCATCAAAAAGAACAAAGAACTTTTGCGAATCATCCTCGCCGCCTGTATCATTCTTGTCGGCGTGCTGCACTTTGTCATCCCAAACATATTTGCCAAACTCATCCCCGCCGAACTACCTTACCCTCTGTCACTCGTCTATATCAGCGGCTTCTTTGAAATATTAGGTGGTATCGGACTATTAATTCCCCCCGTCAGTCATGCTGCGGCTTGGGGATTACTTACTCTTTTCATCTTCGTTTTCCCAGCCAACATCAACATGGCAGTTAACCAAATCCAGCTTCCAAACATACCAAACTCCCCCTGGTTTCAAGCAGCAAGACTTCCCTTTCAAGCAGTCTTAATCGCCTGGGCTTGGTGGTACACTAGACCCTCAGATGACGAAAAACAAGCCTCAATAATCCCTGGCAAACCCAAACCAGAATAAATTCCCATCATCTCTTAAAACTTCTCTTTTCTCTGCGTTTTCAGCGCCTCTGCGGTTAGTTTTTCTTTACTTAATATGAACACATCAAAAACAATCCAACAACTACAAGCACAATTAATAACATCAGAAAATTTCCGCCCCTACGGTCAAGTAATCTCTGCCAGTGTTGACGGCAAAAACTACGACACAGAAGATGCCCAACTAAACCTTCAAAATGGAATACCCCGCTTTTACATCATGCGACTACACCACAAAGGGCGCAAATTTCACACAATCACACGCCACACCCAATGCACTCAATGTTTAGGTTCCCTCGAAGGAAAAGACTGGCTAATCGCCGTTGCCCCTCCTAATAATGATACTGACGAACCCGCATTAGAAGACATTGCAGCTTTCCACATTCCCGGTAATTGTTTCATAAAATTAGAAATAGGAACTTGGCACGCTGGCCCATATTTTGAACATGAATTTGTAGATTTCTACAACTTAGAACTCAGCGACACAAATATTGTTGACCATTTCACTCACAACTTTCTCAATCATCAGTTAGAGTTCGAGATTTGTTCTTAAAACCGGGAGAAGTAAATTTGATGTCCTTTGCAGCTACAAATCAATAACTTTTAGATGCGTTTTCCCTGGGAAGCCAACAACTTCAGAAGTTTGCTAATCAGCAAGTGATATATCCCAGTCCAGAAATCAGGATGTTCTAAATAGGGAGGGATTCATACCCGGAAATGGAGAAGGCATAAAAGTACCTAAAAACTAAAAATTTTAGACTCATATCTTAGCCCCTCCTCGCTTGCGGGGAGAGGCTGGCGGTGGGGTTCTACGTTATATCTTAGCCAAACAGTTTTGCTCCAAATCTTCTCAATGCAAAACAATTAAGAACAGGTGGTGCCTACACCACATTGATCGTCACTTTTCAGCCAACCTTTAACACCTCTATATT contains:
- a CDS encoding DoxX family protein — encoded protein: MELIKKNKELLRIILAACIILVGVLHFVIPNIFAKLIPAELPYPLSLVYISGFFEILGGIGLLIPPVSHAAAWGLLTLFIFVFPANINMAVNQIQLPNIPNSPWFQAARLPFQAVLIAWAWWYTRPSDDEKQASIIPGKPKPE
- a CDS encoding ureidoglycolate lyase, coding for MNTSKTIQQLQAQLITSENFRPYGQVISASVDGKNYDTEDAQLNLQNGIPRFYIMRLHHKGRKFHTITRHTQCTQCLGSLEGKDWLIAVAPPNNDTDEPALEDIAAFHIPGNCFIKLEIGTWHAGPYFEHEFVDFYNLELSDTNIVDHFTHNFLNHQLEFEICS